The sequence below is a genomic window from Polyangiaceae bacterium.
GTGCAGGTGCACGCTCGAGCGCAGCGTGCGCGCGCCCAGGGCTCGCGCAAGGGAGTCTGCTTCGTCCACCGTCTTCCGTGGCACGCGTTCGTGCTCGCCGATGTCGAAGGTGAAGTCGCTCACGCGCGCGCTCACGTCGTCCGCCGGGTGCAACGTCGGAAACGCGCGCTGCAGCTCCGCCACGACGCCGGCGATGCGCCGGCGCCGTTCTTGGCGCTCCCCCTCGTCGGCGCGATCCAGACGACGCAGCACGTCGCCCTCACGGTAGATCGACACGGCGCCGTTCTCGGTCACCGCTGCGGCGATGGGCCACTGGCGCACCAGCACCTCCGCCCACCCGGACGGGCGTCCGGTCACGGCCACCAGCGCGAGGCCCGCTTCGCGCATTCGAAACAAGCTGGCGTAGGCGTGCTCGTCCAGACGTCCGTGATCCAGAAAAGTGTCATCCAAGTCGAACAAAAGTCCGCGCAGGCGTTCGGCTTCGGCGGTGGGCAGATCGGCGAGGGGCCGCATGCTGAGAGCCTCCACCACGAGAGCCGGGCGCCGCAAGCGCAATGGCGCTACGCTTCTTCCCGAATGGGACTCCGCGCGACGCTCTTGGTCACTGCCGCCACGCTGTGGGCGTCGTCGGCGCTGGCACAGCCTGCCGTCGAGCTCACGCCCACGGACGAGTCTGCATGGGACATCCCGGGCGAGCTCTTGGTGGATTTCGCGGACGACACCGAAGCCAGCGACATACGCGACGTGCTTCGTCGCCTTGCCGTGAGCTTCGCGCCCACGGCGCTCGAGGACGAAACCAAGGTCGAGATCGTGCGCGCGGCCCCCAGCCGCATGGACGAGCTGCGCGCGCGCTTGGCGGCCGACCCGCGCGTGGAGATCGTGGAGCCCAACGCGCGCGTGCGCGCGTCCTTCGTGCCGGACGATCCACTCTACAAGGAGCAGTGGCACCTCACTCGTGTGGGCGCCGAGCGCGCGTGGAGCTTCTCCACCGGTCGCGGCGTCACCGTGGCCGTGGTGGACACCGGCATCGCTTGCGAGGATTTCCCGCCCTTCAGCAAG
It includes:
- a CDS encoding HAD-IIB family hydrolase — its product is MRPLADLPTAEAERLRGLLFDLDDTFLDHGRLDEHAYASLFRMREAGLALVAVTGRPSGWAEVLVRQWPIAAAVTENGAVSIYREGDVLRRLDRADEGERQERRRRIAGVVAELQRAFPTLHPADDVSARVSDFTFDIGEHERVPRKTVDEADSLARALGARTLRSSVHLHVTLDGDDKASGSLRLLRLLFDADATEARFRYAYIGDSENDAACFAAFATTLGVQNLSGRPTVPPRYITPSPRSQGFLEAARALLERRGVDRGSTSAM